In the Hemitrygon akajei chromosome 7, sHemAka1.3, whole genome shotgun sequence genome, one interval contains:
- the tmem203 gene encoding transmembrane protein 203, whose product MLFSLRELVQWLGFATFEMLLHLTAFLVFSVLLAVKVDNFVGQLDWWYVFIPLFTADGLSTYFTMIVSVRLFQDGEKRLAIMRLFWILTVLSLKFVFEMLLCQKLVEQSTHLWYGLIMSPVFILLQLLMIRACRVN is encoded by the coding sequence ATGCTGTTCTCACTGCGTGAGTTGGTACAATGGTTGGGCTTTGCCACATTTGAAATGCTGCTGCATCTGACAGCTTTCCTGGTGTTCTCGGTGCTGCTGGCTGTCAAGGTGGACAACTTTGTGGGACAGCTGGACTGGTGGTATGTCTTCATCCCACTTTTCACTGCCGATGGGCTCAGTACCTACTTCACCATGATTGTCTCTGTCCGCCTGTTCCAGGATGGTGAGAAACGCCTGGCCATCATGCGCCTTTTCTGGATCCTGACTGTCCTTAGCCTCAAGTTTGTCTTTGAGATGCTGCTGTGCCAAAAGCTGGTAGAACAAAGCACTCACCTATGGTATGGCCTCATCATGTCACCAGTCTTCATTCTCCTCCAGTTGTTGATGATACGAGCCTGCCGGGTCAACTGA